TGTTAGCGCTCTGAATTGATCAATTCATTAATTCAATTGGTATTAATACTTGCTAACACAATAGTCTGGCAATCATTGGCTTACCTGCTAGACAGTCTATTGTTTTTAAAAGTAAATTATTCACTAAGAAAAATTACACTCTGTTGATTTGAGTTGCGATAAAAAGAGGTCACTTATTAACTTACCGCATTCTTTACCTGCATTATTGGCAGGGCCGATATTACGTGATTGTCACCAGCATCAATTTACCTTGTGGTTGGCCACCAAGGCCGCTTATCAATTTCATCTCGAATTAACTTATGATCAAGGTGAGGCTGAGAGCACACAGGTGCTATTCTCACAGCAGTTAACAGCAGAGCAATATCACCAGATACCTGTGGGTCAGCAATGTTTTATCAATGTGATTGATATCAAGCTGACGCAGCCACTGCCGACCAATGCCCTTATTCATTACGACTTAACGCTGATATCTGATGATGGCGAAGTTATTTTCTCACTTGGGAAAGATCTGCCAGAGCTTAGTTACTCAACGGGTGTTTCAGAGAATACCGTGCAAACACCAAGCTTTGCCATTAAACCGGATATTCGCCGTTTATATCATGGCTCGTGTCGCAAACCGCATTTTGCCGGAAAAGACAGCTTAGTCGAGCTAGATCACCAACTCGCCACTAGCGAATTTTCTGCCGAACAGCGACCGTCGCTATTGATGCTCAGTGGCGACCAAGTGTATATCGATGATGTTGCAGGCCCTATGTTAATTGCCATTCACCAGCTGATCGAAAAATTAGGCTTATTTGATGAATCATGGCAGCTTACCGATGAGCACTGCCTGACTAGTCGCTTCGGTAGCAGTAAAAATAGCGATAAAGAAGAGCATAGTATTCACAACAGCGAGCAGCTTTTTCATCATCCGCTTGGTTATTATCAACGTGAACAACTGCTGCCACATAGTAAAGCCAGCACTGGTTGGAAACGACGTTTATTCGGGGCGCGCAGATTACCTATTTTTAGTTCAGTTAATGCTAAAAACCACTTAGTCACGTTAAGTGAAATGATCGCCATGTATTTGCTCACGTGGTCGCCAACGCTATGGGCATTAGTGGATATTCCTAAGCAGCCGCCCGCCAATATTCCACCTGAAAACCATCAACTTTACCTCGATGAATTACAGGCGATTGAAGATTTTATCGAAGGCTTAAGCCAAGTTCGGCGAGCAATGGCACATGTGCCTGTGTATATGATCTTCGATGATCACGATATTACTGATGATTGGAACCTCACCCGTGGCTGGGAAGAAGCTGCCTATGGCAATCCGTTTTCCAAACGTATTATTGGCAATGCCTTAGTGGCCTATTATTTATGCCAAGGGCTAGGTAATCAAACTCATCGCCACAGTGAATTAATTGCTCAGCACAGCGCTTGGTTTACTGAGCAAGGGGTACAACAGCATGACCAACTGGTTGACACTATGCTGGCGTTTGACCAATGGCATTATCATTTGCCAACTAGCCCGAAAATGTTGGTACTTGATACCCGTACTCAACGTTGGCGCAGCGAAAGCAATGCCGGTAAGCCGTCAGGGTTAATGGATTGGGAGTCGCTAACTGAGTTACAGCAGCAACTTATTCACGAGCCGAGTGTAATTTTAGTGTCAGCAGCCCCTATTTATGGTGTGAAACTTATTGAAACCGTGCAGCGAGTATTTACCTTCTTTGGTAATCCGCTGGCGGTTGATGCTGAAAACTGGATGGCACATCGCGGCACCGCGAATGTGATGCTCAATATCTTCCGCAATCGCAAAACACCGCCACAATTTATTATTCTGTCAGGAGATGTTCATTACTCGTTTGTTTACGATGTTAGCCACCGCTTTATTCGCTCTAGCTCGTCGATTGTGCAGATTACCTGTAGCGGCATTAAAAATGCGTTTCCGCCGAAATTACTGCACACCCTTGAGCGCTTAAATTACTACTTGTATGGCAGATATTCACCGCTCAATTGGTTTACTAAGCGTCGCAGAATGCGTATTCGGGTTAGAAGACCAAGCGTTGCGGTTGATAAAACCTTGTATAACGGCTGCGGCATTGGCGTGCTTGAGCTTAATGCGGATGCCAGTGAAGTCACCACACGTTTGTTGATTGAGGGGGGCCAGCAGGTCAATTTCAAGTCACCAGCTCGCTCAAGCAACGAATAAAACAATACTCATAACACTTAACAATTAATAAGAAAAAGAACATATCAATGAAGCATTACCAACAATTAATTAGTATGTATGGGGCGGCGCCAATTAATGAATTTTATCATCCAACCCTGACTATCGATGAAGGGGTTAGCGAGGTAGTTATCGAACTGCAGCCTAAGCACTTACACTCTGCAGGCAGTGCCCATGGCTCAGTGTATTTTAAGCTACTTGATGATGCCGCTTTCTTTGCTGCTAACTCGCTGGAAACCGAAGTGTTTGTTGTTACTACATCGTTTACCACTTATATCACTAGGCCAGTCTCGCAAGGCAAAATGCGGGCTGTCGGCAAGGTGGTGAACGCTAACAAATCACAGTTTATTGTTGAAGCTGTGGTTTACGATGACCAAGATAGAGAAGTCGGCCGTGGCAATGGCCTGTTTGTTCGCAGCAAAAACCGACTTGTTGATGCTAAAGGCTATAGCAACTAATGAAAGCATTGATAAATATAAAGCTGCCCAGCATGTTAGCTGCACTTTTTATGGCCATAATATTTGGCCTATCATCTGGCTTGGCATCTGCAAACTCAATTACTGCGAAGCAACAGGCTTGGCTGAAAAAGGTTAATCAACACCCTTGGTATGCAGGTAGCCCAGATTGCACTAGCGATACCAAACCTGCGATTGAAATCCTTAAAGTTAATGAACGAACCTATATTTTTCGGCAGAACAAATGCCAGCACTTTGAAGCGCCGTTTATTTACTTGCTGCTCGGAGATAATAAAGCCTTGTTGCAAGATACTGGCGCGACAGAAAGTGCCAGAGACTTCCCGCTTTATCAAACTGTAAAAGGTATTTTGGATCGTTTTAAACGAGCGCATCAGTTAGATAGCTATCCGCTGATTGTTAGCCACTCGCATTCTCACAGTGATCACCGCGCTGCTGATAGCCAATTTATCAATAAACCAGACGTAGTTTTTATCGCACCAGAGGCTGAAGCCGTCAGGGCGTTTTTTAAATTTACTCAGCCCGAAAAATCACCAGCTAATAAAGCGGATAACAACCCCAACTATGTTGAACAGAATGCCATTCAGCAAAGTTACTTGCAGCTAGGTGATCGTCGCTTAATTGTGATGCCGATCCCCGGTCATCAAGCCGAAAGCATCGCGATTTACGACCCACAAACTGGCTGGCTGCTAACTGGCGATACCATCTATCCGGGGCGTTTATATATTCGCGATTGGCCGGCGTTTAAAACCAGTATTCGCTTGCTGTACCTATTCGCTCAATCACAACCTATTTCGGCGCTGATGGGCACCCATATTGAAATGTCGACAACCAAGGGTAAAGACTTCCCGATGGGCAGCACCTATCAGCCAAATGAATTGCCACTGCCGCTTGCACCAAGTTTACTTAACGAGCTTAATCGCGAGCTGATCAATCTAGGTGATGTTGCAGAGCGTAAAGTATTGGATAAAGTCATTATTTATCCTCTTGGTGAGCCGAGCTGGTGGCAAAAAACACTGGCATGGTTTATTAAGTAATATCAGGATGCACTAATAATCAGTAAGTTGTCATGGATTTTTTTAACCTAAAAGTCAGAGAAGTCATTAAGGAAACCAAATACGCTAAGTCGTTTTTGCTTGATGTACCCACCAACCTAGCTGGCAGTTTTAGCTGGCAACCAGGCCAGCACGTTAATATCAGAGTCAAGCTTGGCGATAAAAGCTATATCCGCAGCTATTCGTTGTCGAACTGCCCGCAGACCCTTGGTTTACGGTTAACGATAAAATCAGTTGAACTGGGCGCGGTTTCAAATTTTCTATTGAAGAACGTTAAAGCTGGCCAATATTTGGAGGTTAGTAAGCCTGGTGGTTTATTCAATTTGCCAAAATCGTCCATCAACCACGCTACGACCCAGCAAGATTTAAACGCGCCACAACACCATATTTTCTTTGCCGCAGGAAGCGGAATTACGCCAATTTTTAGCATGATCACGGCGCTATTAATGGCAAAACAAACACCGCGTAGCAAAGTGTATTTGATTTACAGTAACCATAATCAGCGAAGTACGATTTTTGCTGATAAGTTACAGGTATTAGTTGAACGATTTCCTGAACGCTTCACTTTAATGCAATGTCATTCAAAACCTAGTTGGTTTGGGCGTAAGCATTTGTGGCACAAGGGCCGAGTAACTAACACAGTAGTACAGTCGGTGTTGGGCGAGCTCACGCAAGCCAAGCAAGCGGTTTACTACTTATGTGGCCCCAGCGGTTTTATGGAAACAGTTAATCAGACATTGCAACAAGCTGGTATCGACAAACATTTTATTTTGCAGGAAAGTTTTGGGGCTGCTGGTAAAAATAGCACGATTAAAGCGTCTGCTAGTCGAGCTGCTGAGCTTAGTGTTGAACTCAGTGGCCAGCAACAAACCGTCAATGTAAAGGCGAATGAATCGCTGCTTGATGCAATGTTGCGAGCGAATATCGATGCGCCGTTTAGCTGCGAAGAGGGCGTCTGTGGTAGTTGTCAATGTCAGCTCATCAGCGGTGAAGTCGCAATGGTTGAAAACTTGTTCTTAACCGATGAAGAACAAGCCGAGGGTAGTATTCTTAGTTGCCAAGCAATTGCCCAGTCAACTCAAGTAAAAATTCGCCTCTAACTCTTTCATATATTTGTAATTGTCAAGCGCGACTGGACACTGTTAAGATAAATATAGCCAGGCGATATTAAGCCTAGTGCTGAATATTTTATCAAACCCATTAGGGGGCTAACGGGATTTGATAAGGTGTTTCATTACCTGGCTTTCTTCTTTTTGCTTCTTGCATTTACCCAAATAACGCAATCACAAAGACTATTTCAATACTGATAATAGATTGCTGTAATCGTCGCGCCAAAGCACATCCGCTTGATGCTCGCTTGGCCATTGGGAAATGTATTTTTTAACTTGGTAGCGCTTGAACAACTCAGTGTTGTTGGAAATTAATACCCATTGCGCGGCATTAGGTTCGCTGGCGGTAGGGGCGGTATAAAAATAATGCGTTTGCATGCCAATGGAGTTAGCTAAGTTTCGGGTTAGCGACGTTAAATCTAAATGACTATTGGAGATGTGAACTGCGAGTACGCCATTTTTCTTTAGGTGCGCTTGGTATAACTGCATCGCCTCAATAGTAAGTAAGTGCGCAGGAATGGCGTCGCCTGAGAAGGCATCGAGCACTAGCACATCAAAATTTTCACTTCCGCTTGTTTGCAGTGCGTGTTGCAGCAATAGGCGGCCATCACCTTGGTGCAAACTAATGTCAGCTTGGCTATTGGCTAAATAGCTAAAATACTGCTGAGCGTAATCGATAACCGCAGGGTTTAACTCGTAAAAATGGTATTGCTCACTGCGTTTGCCATAGGCTGCAAGCGTGCCTGCGCCGAGCCCTACCAAACCAACTTTAATGGGCGTTATAGCGCGTTTTAGTGGCATATAGTTTTCAAGTGCTAATGCCACACCGGTATTCTCGCGATAATAGCTTTTTGGTTGTTGTGCCAATGCCGGTTCAATGGCTTGGGTACCATGTGAGGTTGTGCCATCAATTAAGCGGCGTTCTGCTTGACCATTCACCGACGTTTCAACCACGGACAATAACCCATAGAAGTTACGCTCACTGGCAATTTGATGTTGTGTTAACTGCTTATCCAGTGACAGTTGAACACCGGATAAAGCGACTACAGTAAGCCCTAAAAAGCTCAACACTAAAGTACGAGGTATGGTGCCAAACGCTGTGCTAATGCCAGCTACTCCTTGTGTTGCATTTGCTAAGCTCACCATAAGCGCGAACACAATGGCAATAACGGTGATTGGATATTCGTAGAATTGATCAAAGGCTTGCGGTGCCGCTAGTGAGACCAAGGCATTGCCAAGCACTCCACCAAGCGCGATAATTAAATAAAAGAGCGTTAGGTGCTCAGCAGTTGGCGCTTGTTTGATCAGTTCACCATGACAAATCATGCAGCCGGCAAACAAAATGAAACTGAACATCAGCACTTGCGAGATAAAGTCAAATTGCGAGCCAACTACTGGCAGCATGATGGCCATTAACGCACAAATTAAATAAAACGCTAGCCAGTACCAACGCACATATAAGCGAGGGCTGTGAAAAGCGATAATAAAGGTTAGCAAATAAAGTGCGAGCGGCAACACCCACAGAAATGGCATAGGTGCAACGTTTTGCGTCATCGCATTAGTGGTTGAAACCAGCAGCATCACCCCAAGTGCAGAAAGCCCTAACCACAATGCAAGCGTACCTTTAGTTACGGCACGACTGGTATTTTTCTGCCGTTCGCTAGTGTCCTTATGATTATCCAGTTGAGCTTGTTTAGCGTTACTAACCCTTGATTTTTCGAGCTTTAGCGCCAATGCCATCATAGCAATAGCAAATGCAATATAGCCGCTTGACCAAACAAGGGTTTGTTGTGGTAAATCGAATACGGGTTCGAAGACAAATGGGTAGCTAAGCAATGCTAATAATGAGCCTACATTTGACAAAGAATACAAGCGATATGGCACCTTAGTTTCATCGCTAAAAGTTAACCAACGCTGTACTAATGGGCCTGTGGCCGACAAAGCAAAATAGGGGAGGCCAATGGCAACGGCTAAGGTGAGTAAAATATTAGTGATTGGCTCATTTATGCCAAACTCAAGGCTAGCTGCTGGTGTTGTAAAAGGTAAGCTTAATGCCGCTAAAATCAATACCGCGCCATGGGTTTGCCACTGTCGCGTAAATGATAGTCGCTGCAATACATGCGCATAGCTATAGCCAGCCAGCAGTAACAGCTGAAAGAACAGCATGCAGGTCGTCCATACCGTCGCGCTACCACCGTAGGCGGGTAAAATTACCTTGGCAATAAAAGGTTGCACTTGAAACAGTAAAAAAGCGCTTAGAAAAACGGTGAGCAAAAACAGCATGGTATTGGATTAGTGACAGAAAAAATAATGGCGCAATTATCTCGGTTAGTGTTGGGAAAAGCTAGCGAGTTAGATAATCGTGAAAAGCAGCGCTTATAACCTTGTGTGGTTTACTCTCATATCTACTGATAATAAAAAGCCAAGCGTTTGGCTTGGCTAATATTTTAAATAGTGGCTAACGCACGCGCTAATAAACGGCTTTAGGTAGCTCACCATCGAGTGCTCTGATTAGGGAGTTGGTAAATTCTTGAGAGGGTAGCTCCAGTTGCGCTTTTTTAACAATAAGCTCTGCTTCGTCTGTTCGATTATTAATAGCTAATATCGCGACTAGCCTTGATACGTCATAAATAAATCTATTGTTATGGAACAGTCGAATTTTATCTATTTTTTCTTGCGCTTGTAACCCTTTTGATTCTATCGCGTTAATTGAATGAAGATAACCAGAAACTAAGTCGGCGTAGTCAATTTGGGGCTTTGTATATTTGCTGTAAAGTTGGAAAGCTTGTCGTTCCGTCAAGGCTTCTCTAAACAGGTGAAAGTTAGCCGATGCGACATCTGGGTGGTTTTTATCTAACCAGAGAAACAGCTCGTATGTATTATCAGCTCGATGCAAAGCGTTATTGAGACTCCTGTACTCCAGCATTTCTTCAAACTTGTTTTTAGGGTTTTCAAGCAAGGTTTGTTTGAGATGATTAGTGGCATAACGCATTAGGGTTTTGGCGGGTGGATATAAGTCGCCTAGCTCTGCCCAAGCCGATAAACCATACGATGTTCTTACCGCACTGTAATGTTCATTAATGGACAATGCATGCCTATGAAACCAAATACGCTTAGCTAACGCGAGGTTATAATTTTTGTTGTTTAGATCTGCTTGTACATTACTTCTTAGAAGTTTTAAATCTATTGGGTTTGCTGGCGTAAACTTGGGTAAACTAGCTAAAATTGTTTCTGCCTCATTGCCCTTATTTACCCACTCACCAGCAACATTAACCAACTTACAGGGAAAGGCGTCAGAAAACTTTTTATTGTGTTGTTCACAAATCGCTAGGGCATCTGAATTGGCGATAGTTTGAGTGTCGCGCTTGGTCACATAACCCCATGCCCCACTAGGTGCTTGAGCAAAGCTTTTTGCACCAGTCGCTGATTGGTATTTGTCGCGATAGGCGGTATACGCGTCATAAGAGATTAATAAATCGGTGCCTTTGGGCGGCACAGAAAAGATCGCTGGGATCTCTGGCGTATTTTCGCTTGGGTTTTCATGATTAACTGTTTCACTAAGTTTAGTTGATTGCGGGGCGGCACAAGAGCACAGCAGTAGCGCTGCACTAAAAGCAATAAAACACTTCATAAAAAATCCTTTTTTAGTCACTATCCATTGTTTCTACAAATATTGTGGTGAATTTTAAGCTGGCTCAACCCAGAGCTCGCCGACTTCGGTGTCGATAACTACCACTTTAGCGCCAGCAGGAATCGTGCGTTTAGCTTTCACTTGCCAGTCGATACCTGACAATTTATGGGTCGTAGAAGATGTTGCATCAATTTCTTTATCAAGCACAAATTCCATACCGATAAAGTCGTTTTTCACCTTGTGGGTATCTTGGCGGTTTTGAAATCGCTTTAATGGTTTCCACAATATCGCCGCAAAAATCGTAGTAAAAATGGCGACGGTCAACACTATCGGCATCAATTGCACAGGGACAAGGCTAGTCAACACTAAGCTACCTGCAACCACTAAAGCGAGGCCGACAAAGGTCAGAATAAAGGTAGAAAAACCCAGTACAGCTACTTCAATAATTAGCAGCAAAAGGCCGAGCGTCACTAATGACTCACCGGCATTATTCGTAATAAGTTCCATATGATTTCCTTACCTTTGATTAAGGTTTCTGCTTCATCACATTAAGAATGCTAGTTGCTTGAGCAACGAGTGAGCCCGCTTCAGTTGAGCCATCAGGTAGCAGCACAACAGTTGAGTCTTTCGCTATCGCTTCTTTAGCGCCAATAGCTTTCGTCGCTAGTTCTAGTTCAACCGCTTTTTGACCTTCTTGGGTTGCCGCCTTCTCACCGATTTTCTCAATCGCTTCTGCTTGTGCATTCGCTACTTTAATTATTGCTTCTGCCTCACCTTCCGCTTTTAATACTTGCTCACGTTTATCGGCTTCTGCGGCTAAGATCTTAGCTTGCTTTTCACCTTCTGCTTTGTTGATTTCCGCTTGTTTTAAACCCTCAGATTCAAGAACGGTAGCGCGTTTTTCTCGCTCCGCTTTCATCTGTTGCTCCATTGCATTCATCACAGAATTAGGTGGCATAATATCTTTAATTTCGTAACGTAGTACCTGTACGCCCCAAGTACCCGCAGCTTCATTAATGGCATTCACAATGGCAGCGTTTATGGCGTCACGCTCTTCAAAGGTTTTATCCAGCTCCATCTTACCGATTTCAGAACGCATGGTAGTTTGCGCTAGCTGAGTCACGGCAAAGTTATAGTCATCAACACCATATGTCGCTTTTTGTGGGTCTAACACGCGGAAATATAAAACGCCATCGACGGTAAGGGTGATGTTGTCTTTAGTGATGGCACTTTGGCTAGGGACATCGACTGCTTGTTCTTTTAACGAGCGATCGGCACTGATTTGTTCGATAAAAGGCACTAAAAAGTTTAAGCCTGATTCTAAGGTTCGGGTGTATTTACCAAAGCGCTCAATCACATAAGCACGATTTTGCGGTACAAACTTAATCCCACTTTTCAGTACCACTAGCACAAAAATAAGCAGGGCAAACTGCACGGTAAACACATAATTTAAGATGATGTCCATCGAGTATCCTTTTTGTTAATAAATTCAAATTCCGTCTGTATTTCTCGCGCTATGTTAGGTGACTAATCGCACTAAGAAAATTTAATAATTACCATAAGCGAATAGTAAAGATATTGAAACGATTAGTTTTTATTTGTTGGCTGACAAAGGCAGGTATTGTTGCTGGCACTCTTATATCGATGTTTGTGAAAAGTTAAATTTTTTTTTGAAGATAAAACTCTTACGCCTTTATACTGGCTGGAAGTGATAGGACGTTATTAAGGAATAGTAAGTGAAATGGATTTTATGGTTGCTGACATGCATGTCGGCACCGCTATACGCAACTCAGCAATACCCAATTCAACAATATCAGATTCAGCAATACACTAAAGCTGAATGCATTTTTATTAAGCAGCAACTTGCTGACTATAGGCGTAGACTTGGCAGTAATTCTGGGTTATATCTGCAATCAAAAACAAGTTTTGATAAGCACTGCCAACACCCTGTTCGAAAGACTGTCCGCTTGTCTCAACCTTCGTCCAACCGAATAGCTAAAGCTGAATTCGTTGCTAAAGAAAATCATGTAGCTAGCGCCTTTCTGCCAGCTAAAGATACTGATTTAGCTGGGCAGCGCACGGAGCCACCGTCACCCTTTACTTTAATGTTTAAACCTTTGCTAATAATGTTACTTTTGGCTTTTTTAGGTTCACTAGCGCTGGCGTACTTCAAGAAAAAGCTACCGCAGATTAAAGGTCGTATCGGTGAAAATTTAGTAATTAAGGGCTTAGAAAAGCATCTAGAACGTGACGAATATACCATCATCAATGATGTCACCTTGCCGCTTGAAGATGGTGGAACCACGCAAGTAGACCATGTTGTTGTTTCTCGATTTGGCATTTTTATCATTGAAACTAAGAATATGAGCGGCAGGATCTTTGGTAACGAAAAACAGGCCAAATGGACGCAAACGATTCATTGCTCAAAACACCAGTTTCAAAACCCGCTAAGGCAAAATTATAAACACACCAAAACGCTGTCTGACTTATTGGGTTTACCGCACGAGCTTTTCCATTCGGTTGTTGTGTTTACCCGCAATGCTGAATTGAAAACCAAGCTGCCTGACAATGTTGGTCACTTGGACGAAATGGTGAGTTATATCAAAGCTTTTAATGAAGAAATCATTAACTATAAATTGAAAATAAAAGTGGTAAAGCATGTTGGAGTTGTGAAGCTAAAACAAGGGCGAAAGACCGATAAGCAACATGTTGACTACTTAAACGAAAAACATAGTGGTAGTTTGCATTCTTAGAACGTTGATATAAATTTGGTTTCAATAAGCTAAACAATGGCAGCGGTAAATGTTCGACATAAACAAGCAGACTGCTTGCTAGAGTTGAGAGCTTTGAGGAAAGTTCGAAATATCGAAGTACATTCACATTTCTGAGTTGATTCAGTGTCACTGGCTTTGTTGCAGTCTAATATCACTGCTATTCACTTTTGGAATAAAAAAGCGTTTTCTATTCTTTTTCTTTTAAGCCGCATTTGTCTATCCTTTGCCCATCTTTTTAAATGGGCGAAGTATTTCATGCTTACTAATCAGCAAAACTCGAATCCTACTTCTGGTGCGCCAGCTTCAGGTACTAGTGCATTAGATGCTAATCAGCTAGCGCAGCTGCAACAACTTACGCAAGGCTATTCGCCATTGCAACTTGCTTGGGCAAGTGGCTACTTAGCTGCGAAAAGCGAAATGTCACCAGTGGCAACTGCGGTTGCAGCGGCAACACAAACTGCCGTTAGTCAAACGTTAACTGTGCTTTACGCATCGCAAACGGGCAATGCGAAAGGGGTGGCAACTCAAGTCGCTGATGCTGCCAAAGCAGCAGGTATTGAAGTTGTCTTGAAAAATGTTGCGGATTACAAAGCGAAAGGCTTGA
The nucleotide sequence above comes from Thalassotalea euphylliae. Encoded proteins:
- a CDS encoding alkaline phosphatase D family protein, translating into MSCDKKRSLINLPHSLPALLAGPILRDCHQHQFTLWLATKAAYQFHLELTYDQGEAESTQVLFSQQLTAEQYHQIPVGQQCFINVIDIKLTQPLPTNALIHYDLTLISDDGEVIFSLGKDLPELSYSTGVSENTVQTPSFAIKPDIRRLYHGSCRKPHFAGKDSLVELDHQLATSEFSAEQRPSLLMLSGDQVYIDDVAGPMLIAIHQLIEKLGLFDESWQLTDEHCLTSRFGSSKNSDKEEHSIHNSEQLFHHPLGYYQREQLLPHSKASTGWKRRLFGARRLPIFSSVNAKNHLVTLSEMIAMYLLTWSPTLWALVDIPKQPPANIPPENHQLYLDELQAIEDFIEGLSQVRRAMAHVPVYMIFDDHDITDDWNLTRGWEEAAYGNPFSKRIIGNALVAYYLCQGLGNQTHRHSELIAQHSAWFTEQGVQQHDQLVDTMLAFDQWHYHLPTSPKMLVLDTRTQRWRSESNAGKPSGLMDWESLTELQQQLIHEPSVILVSAAPIYGVKLIETVQRVFTFFGNPLAVDAENWMAHRGTANVMLNIFRNRKTPPQFIILSGDVHYSFVYDVSHRFIRSSSSIVQITCSGIKNAFPPKLLHTLERLNYYLYGRYSPLNWFTKRRRMRIRVRRPSVAVDKTLYNGCGIGVLELNADASEVTTRLLIEGGQQVNFKSPARSSNE
- a CDS encoding PaaI family thioesterase, coding for MKHYQQLISMYGAAPINEFYHPTLTIDEGVSEVVIELQPKHLHSAGSAHGSVYFKLLDDAAFFAANSLETEVFVVTTSFTTYITRPVSQGKMRAVGKVVNANKSQFIVEAVVYDDQDREVGRGNGLFVRSKNRLVDAKGYSN
- a CDS encoding MBL fold metallo-hydrolase, whose protein sequence is MLAALFMAIIFGLSSGLASANSITAKQQAWLKKVNQHPWYAGSPDCTSDTKPAIEILKVNERTYIFRQNKCQHFEAPFIYLLLGDNKALLQDTGATESARDFPLYQTVKGILDRFKRAHQLDSYPLIVSHSHSHSDHRAADSQFINKPDVVFIAPEAEAVRAFFKFTQPEKSPANKADNNPNYVEQNAIQQSYLQLGDRRLIVMPIPGHQAESIAIYDPQTGWLLTGDTIYPGRLYIRDWPAFKTSIRLLYLFAQSQPISALMGTHIEMSTTKGKDFPMGSTYQPNELPLPLAPSLLNELNRELINLGDVAERKVLDKVIIYPLGEPSWWQKTLAWFIK
- a CDS encoding ferredoxin--NADP reductase, which gives rise to MDFFNLKVREVIKETKYAKSFLLDVPTNLAGSFSWQPGQHVNIRVKLGDKSYIRSYSLSNCPQTLGLRLTIKSVELGAVSNFLLKNVKAGQYLEVSKPGGLFNLPKSSINHATTQQDLNAPQHHIFFAAGSGITPIFSMITALLMAKQTPRSKVYLIYSNHNQRSTIFADKLQVLVERFPERFTLMQCHSKPSWFGRKHLWHKGRVTNTVVQSVLGELTQAKQAVYYLCGPSGFMETVNQTLQQAGIDKHFILQESFGAAGKNSTIKASASRAAELSVELSGQQQTVNVKANESLLDAMLRANIDAPFSCEEGVCGSCQCQLISGEVAMVENLFLTDEEQAEGSILSCQAIAQSTQVKIRL
- a CDS encoding spermidine synthase, with the protein product MLFLLTVFLSAFLLFQVQPFIAKVILPAYGGSATVWTTCMLFFQLLLLAGYSYAHVLQRLSFTRQWQTHGAVLILAALSLPFTTPAASLEFGINEPITNILLTLAVAIGLPYFALSATGPLVQRWLTFSDETKVPYRLYSLSNVGSLLALLSYPFVFEPVFDLPQQTLVWSSGYIAFAIAMMALALKLEKSRVSNAKQAQLDNHKDTSERQKNTSRAVTKGTLALWLGLSALGVMLLVSTTNAMTQNVAPMPFLWVLPLALYLLTFIIAFHSPRLYVRWYWLAFYLICALMAIMLPVVGSQFDFISQVLMFSFILFAGCMICHGELIKQAPTAEHLTLFYLIIALGGVLGNALVSLAAPQAFDQFYEYPITVIAIVFALMVSLANATQGVAGISTAFGTIPRTLVLSFLGLTVVALSGVQLSLDKQLTQHQIASERNFYGLLSVVETSVNGQAERRLIDGTTSHGTQAIEPALAQQPKSYYRENTGVALALENYMPLKRAITPIKVGLVGLGAGTLAAYGKRSEQYHFYELNPAVIDYAQQYFSYLANSQADISLHQGDGRLLLQHALQTSGSENFDVLVLDAFSGDAIPAHLLTIEAMQLYQAHLKKNGVLAVHISNSHLDLTSLTRNLANSIGMQTHYFYTAPTASEPNAAQWVLISNNTELFKRYQVKKYISQWPSEHQADVLWRDDYSNLLSVLK
- a CDS encoding NfeD family protein gives rise to the protein MELITNNAGESLVTLGLLLLIIEVAVLGFSTFILTFVGLALVVAGSLVLTSLVPVQLMPIVLTVAIFTTIFAAILWKPLKRFQNRQDTHKVKNDFIGMEFVLDKEIDATSSTTHKLSGIDWQVKAKRTIPAGAKVVVIDTEVGELWVEPA
- a CDS encoding slipin family protein translates to MDIILNYVFTVQFALLIFVLVVLKSGIKFVPQNRAYVIERFGKYTRTLESGLNFLVPFIEQISADRSLKEQAVDVPSQSAITKDNITLTVDGVLYFRVLDPQKATYGVDDYNFAVTQLAQTTMRSEIGKMELDKTFEERDAINAAIVNAINEAAGTWGVQVLRYEIKDIMPPNSVMNAMEQQMKAEREKRATVLESEGLKQAEINKAEGEKQAKILAAEADKREQVLKAEGEAEAIIKVANAQAEAIEKIGEKAATQEGQKAVELELATKAIGAKEAIAKDSTVVLLPDGSTEAGSLVAQATSILNVMKQKP
- a CDS encoding nuclease-related domain-containing protein, whose translation is MKWILWLLTCMSAPLYATQQYPIQQYQIQQYTKAECIFIKQQLADYRRRLGSNSGLYLQSKTSFDKHCQHPVRKTVRLSQPSSNRIAKAEFVAKENHVASAFLPAKDTDLAGQRTEPPSPFTLMFKPLLIMLLLAFLGSLALAYFKKKLPQIKGRIGENLVIKGLEKHLERDEYTIINDVTLPLEDGGTTQVDHVVVSRFGIFIIETKNMSGRIFGNEKQAKWTQTIHCSKHQFQNPLRQNYKHTKTLSDLLGLPHELFHSVVVFTRNAELKTKLPDNVGHLDEMVSYIKAFNEEIINYKLKIKVVKHVGVVKLKQGRKTDKQHVDYLNEKHSGSLHS